From one Phocaeicola salanitronis DSM 18170 genomic stretch:
- a CDS encoding lysophospholipid acyltransferase family protein, whose amino-acid sequence MKIIYIIYQICIGLPVFLAATIITALTTMLGCWLGNGHFWGYYPGKLWSQLTCYLFLLPVKVKGHELLDQKTSYVFVANHQGAFDIFLIYGFLGRNFKWMMKKSLREIPFVGKACESAGFIFVDKTSPRKIYKTIKEAENVLQGGTSLVVFPEGARTYTGQMNAFKKGAFFIADQLQMPVVPLTINGSFKVLPRTGKILSWHPLSLTIHTPIYPLGKKGEENLQMLMTESYKEIEKDLQR is encoded by the coding sequence ATGAAAATCATCTACATCATTTATCAAATCTGCATCGGACTGCCTGTCTTTTTGGCAGCTACTATCATCACTGCACTGACTACCATGTTAGGATGCTGGTTAGGAAACGGTCACTTTTGGGGATATTACCCAGGCAAACTTTGGTCGCAACTGACATGCTATCTGTTTTTGCTACCCGTAAAAGTAAAAGGGCACGAACTTCTCGACCAAAAGACATCGTATGTATTTGTAGCCAATCATCAAGGGGCATTCGATATTTTCCTGATATATGGATTTTTAGGACGTAATTTCAAATGGATGATGAAAAAGAGCCTTCGGGAAATCCCCTTCGTAGGAAAAGCATGCGAATCTGCCGGCTTTATTTTTGTCGACAAGACAAGCCCGCGTAAAATATATAAAACCATCAAAGAGGCAGAAAATGTATTGCAAGGAGGAACTTCACTCGTCGTTTTCCCCGAAGGAGCACGTACATACACCGGACAAATGAATGCATTCAAAAAAGGCGCATTCTTCATTGCAGACCAACTGCAGATGCCAGTTGTTCCGCTTACCATCAACGGTTCCTTCAAAGTTCTGCCGCGCACCGGAAAAATATTATCCTGGCATCCGTTGTCCCTTACCATCCATACCCCCATCTATCCATTGGGCAAAAAGGGAGAAGAGAACCTGCAAATGCTAATGACCGAATCTTACAAAGAAATTGAAAAAGACCTCCAACGTTAA
- a CDS encoding metallophosphoesterase: MILLRITLFFLILLLLPDWYIYKFYIKHSTKKWKRRIWWMPSIGLLLALLVFIFFRHSLQHAFSMYLIIALCIAVPKMVFMVCDTILYLCKKTAQCLFRTSAPLPLVRLYSLAKICLPLFASLATCAYIVFGAIFGKEFFQVKEVTFTSADVPQAFDGYRILQLSDLHTGSWTDKGKALQRAVALSNAQHPDVIVFTGDLVNSRADELKPFMHILSRLQAKDGIYSVLGNHDYGTYVHWDTETDRLANVDTLISREKQMGWDMLMNEHRILHRGNDSIALIGVENSGNPPFPNQGNLPKAQKGTEDMFKILLSHDPTHWRREVLPRTNIQLMLAGHTHDMQVNLFGFSFSKFVYPEHRGMYLENGRGLYVNIGLGFVMFPMRLGAWPEITVITLKTKK, from the coding sequence ATGATTTTACTACGCATTACATTATTTTTCTTGATTCTGCTGCTGCTTCCCGATTGGTATATCTATAAATTTTATATCAAGCACAGTACAAAAAAATGGAAACGCCGGATATGGTGGATGCCCAGTATCGGATTGCTACTGGCTCTCCTTGTCTTTATATTTTTCCGTCATTCACTACAACATGCTTTCAGCATGTACCTCATCATAGCACTCTGTATCGCCGTACCCAAGATGGTATTTATGGTGTGCGATACAATTCTTTACCTCTGCAAAAAAACAGCACAATGCCTATTCAGAACCTCTGCCCCTCTCCCACTGGTTCGCTTGTACTCGTTAGCCAAGATATGCCTCCCCTTGTTTGCATCTTTAGCGACCTGTGCCTACATCGTGTTCGGAGCTATTTTCGGAAAAGAGTTTTTTCAGGTAAAAGAAGTCACATTTACATCAGCAGATGTACCTCAGGCATTCGACGGTTACCGCATACTACAGCTTTCCGACCTACATACAGGGAGCTGGACAGATAAAGGGAAAGCATTGCAACGTGCCGTTGCGCTTTCCAACGCACAACATCCGGATGTCATCGTATTTACAGGTGATTTGGTCAATAGCCGTGCCGATGAACTAAAACCCTTCATGCATATCCTTTCACGACTTCAGGCTAAAGATGGCATATATTCCGTTTTGGGCAATCACGATTACGGTACATACGTACACTGGGATACCGAAACAGACCGGCTTGCCAATGTTGACACATTAATATCCCGCGAAAAACAAATGGGTTGGGATATGCTAATGAATGAACACCGTATCCTGCATCGCGGGAACGACTCTATCGCTCTAATTGGAGTTGAAAATAGCGGGAATCCGCCTTTCCCTAACCAAGGGAATCTGCCTAAGGCACAGAAAGGGACAGAAGACATGTTTAAAATCCTGCTAAGTCATGACCCGACACACTGGAGACGGGAAGTCTTGCCACGTACTAACATCCAATTGATGTTAGCCGGACATACACATGACATGCAAGTCAATCTTTTCGGCTTTTCTTTCTCCAAATTTGTCTATCCAGAACATCGAGGCATGTATTTAGAAAACGGAAGAGGGCTCTATGTAAACATCGGATTGGGATTCGTTATGTTTCCCATGCGTTTGGGGGCATGGCCCGAAATAACCGTAATTACGCTGAAAACGAAAAAATAA
- a CDS encoding vitamin B12 dependent-methionine synthase activation domain-containing protein produces the protein MRTKITFITYTIHELIDYINWIYFFHAWNFQPRFASIAEIHGCDACRAAWLANFPASDIPKATEAMQLHKEAMRMLNTMEQICNVKAVFKLMDANADGDDLILDGKKLPLLRQQTRVHDSDPYLCLSDFVRPLSQGIPDTVGGFATTIDETLEKRFEYDPYKHLLIQTLNERLAEAAANKLHEMIRKEVWGYAKDEHLTRQQLLNEEYQGIRPAVGYPSLPDLSVIFLLDELIDIKSIGIRLTENGMMQPHASVCGLMFSHPQARYFAVGKIDEHQLADYAARRGKEVSYIQNYLTMNLQY, from the coding sequence ATGAGAACTAAAATAACCTTTATTACATATACGATTCATGAATTGATTGATTACATCAATTGGATTTACTTTTTCCATGCATGGAATTTTCAGCCACGGTTCGCTTCAATCGCCGAAATCCATGGGTGCGATGCCTGCCGTGCCGCATGGCTGGCAAATTTTCCTGCTTCTGACATCCCCAAAGCAACCGAAGCCATGCAACTCCATAAGGAAGCTATGCGTATGCTGAATACGATGGAACAAATATGCAACGTCAAAGCAGTTTTCAAGCTGATGGATGCAAATGCCGATGGTGATGACTTAATTCTGGATGGCAAAAAGCTTCCTTTATTACGCCAACAAACACGTGTACACGACTCCGATCCTTATTTATGTTTAAGTGACTTTGTCCGTCCTCTGTCACAAGGCATTCCTGATACAGTAGGAGGTTTTGCCACGACGATAGACGAAACTTTGGAAAAACGATTTGAATATGACCCTTACAAGCATTTGCTCATTCAAACACTAAATGAACGGTTGGCAGAAGCTGCTGCAAATAAATTGCACGAAATGATTCGAAAGGAAGTATGGGGATATGCAAAAGACGAGCACCTTACCCGCCAACAATTACTGAATGAAGAATACCAAGGCATCCGCCCTGCGGTAGGGTATCCTTCCTTACCTGATTTATCGGTCATTTTTTTACTTGATGAACTTATTGACATAAAAAGCATCGGCATCCGCTTAACGGAAAATGGCATGATGCAACCACACGCATCAGTATGCGGCCTGATGTTTTCCCATCCGCAAGCCCGTTACTTTGCCGTAGGGAAAATAGACGAGCACCAACTGGCGGACTATGCAGCCCGGCGTGGGAAGGAGGTTTCCTATATACAAAACTATTTGACAATGAACCTACAATATTAA
- a CDS encoding dihydroorotase encodes MTTCIKNAIIVNNGEKIIGSVIIENGIITAVQANEPEPEGWYDNIIDAHQCYLIPGVIDDHVHFRDPGLTHKADMLTESAAAAAGGVTSFMDMPNCKPQTITLEALEDKFEMAAEKSIVNYSFYFGATNSNADLFSQLDNTRICGIKLFMGASTGNMLVDDTNALKQIFSKANMLIATHCEDPSIIQWNTELVKMKYGENPDIALHPRIRSEEACWQSSSLAVQMAKETGARLHVLHISTARELQLFEDKPLAEKHITAEVCVPHLLFSEEDYKTLGSRIKCNPSIKTAFDREMLRCALNTDCIDVIGTDHAPHLLSEKQGGALKAVSGMPSIQFSLVCMLELVKEGVTTIEQVVKKMCHAPADLFQLDRRGYIRPGYKADLVIVNPNHEWTVTQDCIFSKCGWSPYEGRTFHSKVEKTFVNGELVYADGNVNTCHRGEALRFNR; translated from the coding sequence ATGACAACGTGTATAAAAAACGCCATTATCGTAAACAATGGAGAAAAGATAATTGGTTCAGTAATTATAGAAAACGGCATTATCACCGCCGTACAGGCTAACGAACCGGAACCGGAAGGGTGGTACGACAACATCATTGACGCACACCAATGCTACCTTATTCCGGGTGTAATAGATGACCATGTGCATTTCCGCGACCCAGGGTTAACCCACAAAGCCGATATGCTTACAGAAAGTGCTGCAGCTGCCGCAGGAGGCGTCACATCTTTTATGGATATGCCCAACTGCAAGCCACAGACCATTACACTGGAAGCGCTGGAAGACAAGTTTGAAATGGCTGCAGAAAAGAGTATTGTCAACTATTCGTTTTACTTTGGTGCAACCAACAGCAACGCTGATTTATTTTCCCAGCTGGACAATACCCGAATTTGCGGTATCAAATTATTCATGGGTGCCAGCACAGGCAATATGCTGGTAGATGACACAAATGCGCTGAAACAAATATTCAGCAAAGCAAACATGCTGATTGCGACGCATTGCGAAGATCCGTCAATTATTCAATGGAACACCGAACTTGTCAAGATGAAATATGGAGAAAATCCGGATATCGCGCTTCACCCGAGAATACGAAGCGAAGAAGCTTGCTGGCAATCGTCTTCACTTGCCGTGCAAATGGCTAAAGAAACAGGAGCACGGTTACACGTGCTTCACATCAGCACTGCCCGTGAATTGCAACTCTTCGAAGACAAGCCACTCGCCGAAAAGCACATTACAGCAGAAGTGTGTGTGCCTCATCTGCTCTTCAGCGAAGAGGATTATAAGACATTAGGTTCACGCATCAAATGCAATCCCAGCATCAAAACCGCATTTGACCGGGAAATGTTACGGTGCGCATTAAATACCGACTGCATTGACGTCATTGGAACCGACCATGCCCCTCATCTCTTGTCTGAAAAACAAGGAGGAGCACTGAAAGCCGTATCAGGCATGCCTTCTATCCAGTTCTCATTGGTCTGCATGTTAGAGTTAGTAAAAGAAGGGGTAACAACAATAGAACAGGTTGTAAAAAAAATGTGCCATGCACCAGCCGACCTGTTTCAATTAGACAGACGAGGCTACATCCGCCCGGGATATAAAGCAGACTTGGTCATCGTTAATCCCAACCATGAATGGACCGTTACCCAAGACTGCATCTTTAGCAAATGCGGCTGGAGCCCTTACGAAGGCAGAACATTCCATTCAAAAGTAGAGAAAACATTTGTCAACGGAGAATTAGTCTATGCTGACGGCAATGTAAACACATGCCATCGAGGAGAAGCCCTTCGTTTCAACCGATAA
- a CDS encoding polyprenol monophosphomannose synthase translates to MQASDSVVIIPTYNEKENIENIIRAVFGLKKCVHILIIDDNSPDGTAQIVRNLQTEYPERLFLIERKGKLGLGTAYITGFKWAIEHQYDYIFEMDADFSHNPADLPRLYAACHDEGFDIAIGSRYISGVNVVNWPMGRVLMSYFASKYVRIITGLPIHDTTAGFKCYRRQALETIPLDKIRFKGYAFQIEMKFTAYKCGCKIKEVPVIFVNRELGTSKMNSSIFGEAVFGVIRLKWDSLFKTYPQIRHD, encoded by the coding sequence ATGCAGGCAAGTGACAGCGTTGTAATCATACCGACTTACAACGAAAAAGAAAATATAGAAAATATTATCCGGGCGGTATTCGGATTAAAAAAATGTGTCCACATTCTTATTATTGATGATAACTCACCGGACGGCACAGCTCAAATTGTACGCAATCTGCAAACGGAATACCCGGAACGCCTGTTCCTGATAGAAAGGAAAGGGAAATTAGGTTTAGGGACTGCATACATTACAGGATTCAAATGGGCAATCGAACACCAGTATGATTATATATTTGAAATGGATGCAGACTTCAGCCATAACCCCGCTGATTTGCCCCGATTATATGCAGCTTGCCACGACGAGGGCTTCGACATCGCTATCGGTTCGCGTTATATAAGTGGAGTAAACGTAGTAAACTGGCCCATGGGAAGGGTATTGATGTCCTATTTCGCATCAAAATACGTACGGATTATTACCGGGCTTCCTATCCATGACACGACCGCCGGATTCAAATGCTACCGCCGCCAAGCGCTGGAAACAATCCCACTTGACAAAATCCGCTTTAAAGGGTATGCATTTCAAATCGAAATGAAATTTACGGCATACAAATGCGGTTGCAAAATAAAAGAAGTTCCAGTTATTTTTGTTAACAGAGAATTAGGGACTTCGAAAATGAACAGCAGCATTTTTGGAGAAGCCGTATTCGGAGTAATCCGATTGAAATGGGACAGCCTATTCAAAACATATCCGCAGATACGGCATGATTAA
- a CDS encoding undecaprenyl-phosphate glucose phosphotransferase yields the protein MENKNYKPQYNSLIQAIVITGDLCLCNGLFYALYYWKETSLHPLPHHASLIQILVTLSLCYLICTMRGGVILHRQKVHGFQIVLRVLRNVLYFSAVSGILLATGDYLNVFSLFFAAYIATLFIALSTYRLIFHASLKAYRSRESHLNYVVLVGSTTNNIELYHELADDPASGYSVAGYFDEQPNPQFKECPYLGKPEEVIGYLISHTYIHFLFCCLPSKQADIIVPIINYCENNLVHFYSVPNLRNYLHNRVYFNMIGNVPYLSLRPDPLSRPENKALKRAFDIAFSLLFLCTLFPIVLIIVTIITKLTMPGPVFFRQKRNGLNDREFYCIKFRSMKVNKEADTLQATKNDPRKTKWGDIMRKTNIDELPQFINVLLGDMSIVGPRPHMLKHTEEYSKLINKYMVRHFVKPGITGWSQVTGYRGETKELKDMEGRVLGDIWYIEHWSFGLDIYIIYRTIRNAIQGEKNAY from the coding sequence ATGGAGAATAAGAACTATAAGCCCCAATATAACAGCCTGATTCAGGCTATTGTCATCACAGGCGATTTATGTTTATGCAACGGCCTGTTTTATGCACTATATTATTGGAAAGAGACCTCTTTACACCCTCTTCCCCATCATGCGTCATTAATTCAAATACTGGTCACCCTATCGCTTTGTTACCTGATATGCACCATGCGGGGAGGTGTCATCCTGCACCGGCAGAAAGTACATGGTTTCCAAATTGTCCTGCGCGTACTACGCAACGTTTTGTACTTTTCCGCCGTAAGCGGCATATTGCTGGCAACAGGAGATTACCTCAATGTATTCTCCCTATTCTTTGCGGCTTACATCGCAACATTATTCATAGCCCTAAGTACATACAGGCTCATTTTCCACGCATCCCTGAAAGCTTACCGGAGCCGGGAATCCCATCTTAACTATGTGGTTTTGGTAGGAAGCACGACCAATAATATCGAATTATATCATGAACTGGCAGACGACCCTGCCAGCGGATATTCGGTTGCGGGATATTTTGACGAACAGCCCAACCCCCAATTCAAGGAATGTCCCTATTTAGGCAAGCCGGAAGAAGTGATTGGCTACCTTATTTCCCACACGTATATCCATTTCCTGTTTTGCTGCCTTCCTTCTAAACAAGCCGACATTATTGTGCCTATCATCAACTATTGCGAAAACAACCTGGTACACTTCTACAGCGTGCCCAACCTGCGCAACTACCTGCACAACCGAGTATATTTCAACATGATAGGGAATGTGCCTTATTTGAGCCTGCGCCCCGACCCGCTTAGCCGTCCGGAGAACAAAGCCTTGAAACGCGCATTCGACATTGCATTTTCGTTGCTATTCTTGTGCACCCTATTCCCCATCGTCCTTATTATCGTGACTATCATTACAAAACTGACCATGCCCGGCCCGGTATTCTTCCGCCAAAAACGAAACGGACTGAACGACCGCGAATTTTATTGCATCAAGTTCCGCTCAATGAAAGTCAATAAAGAAGCCGACACCCTGCAAGCAACCAAGAATGACCCGCGCAAGACAAAATGGGGAGACATCATGCGAAAAACCAACATCGACGAACTTCCCCAGTTCATCAATGTACTATTGGGCGATATGAGCATAGTCGGCCCACGCCCTCACATGCTCAAGCATACAGAAGAATACTCAAAACTGATTAACAAATACATGGTACGCCATTTTGTAAAGCCCGGCATCACAGGCTGGAGCCAAGTCACGGGCTACCGTGGAGAGACAAAAGAACTGAAAGACATGGAAGGCCGTGTATTAGGCGACATCTGGTACATCGAACACTGGAGCTTCGGACTGGACATCTATATTATCTACCGTACCATCCGCAATGCAATCCAGGGAGAAAAAAACGCATATTAA
- a CDS encoding MFS transporter: MNIKLRLIVMNFLQFAVWGAYLTSMGTYLAGVGLGSHIGLFYAMQGIVSLFMPAVLGIVADRWVPAQRLLSLSHLLASLFMAGAGYYGMTAGDAVSFPVLFAFYSMSVAFYMPTLALSNSVAYTALDRAGLDTIKAFPPIRTCGTIGFICSMWLVDLWGFQSNYMQFFVCAGWGILLAVYANTLPACPVSREAGGKKSLAEALGLKAFLLFRQRKMAIFFVFSMLLGVSLQITNGFANPFITSFSALPEYADTFGVQHANLLISLSQISETCCILLIPFFLSRFGIKKVMLIAMVAWVLRFGLFGLGNPGNGVWMFILSMIVYGVAFDFFNVSGSLFVDKETDVSVRSSAQGLFIIMTNGLGATIGTLSAQAVVNCFVDFNSAVPQVEGWSKAWFIFAAYALIVAILFAIVFKYKHVKE; the protein is encoded by the coding sequence ATGAATATAAAACTTCGACTGATTGTAATGAACTTCCTGCAGTTTGCCGTGTGGGGAGCTTATCTGACTTCGATGGGGACTTATCTGGCAGGAGTGGGCTTGGGTAGTCACATCGGGCTGTTTTATGCCATGCAAGGCATTGTGTCTTTGTTTATGCCTGCTGTTTTGGGCATTGTCGCCGACCGTTGGGTTCCTGCCCAGCGCTTGTTGAGCTTAAGCCATTTGCTCGCGTCTTTGTTTATGGCAGGGGCAGGTTATTATGGCATGACGGCTGGCGATGCGGTGTCTTTCCCGGTGTTGTTCGCTTTTTATTCGATGAGTGTGGCTTTTTATATGCCTACTTTGGCTTTATCCAATTCGGTGGCTTATACGGCGCTCGACCGTGCAGGACTGGATACAATCAAGGCGTTTCCTCCTATCCGGACATGCGGGACTATCGGTTTCATCTGTTCGATGTGGCTGGTAGATTTGTGGGGATTCCAGTCCAATTATATGCAATTCTTCGTGTGTGCAGGGTGGGGCATCCTGCTGGCGGTTTATGCCAATACGCTTCCGGCTTGTCCGGTGAGCCGGGAGGCTGGCGGGAAGAAATCGTTGGCTGAGGCGTTGGGCTTGAAAGCGTTCTTGTTGTTCCGCCAGCGCAAGATGGCGATTTTCTTTGTCTTCTCGATGCTGTTGGGCGTATCGTTGCAGATAACCAATGGGTTTGCCAATCCGTTTATCACCAGTTTCAGCGCTTTGCCCGAATATGCGGATACGTTTGGCGTCCAGCATGCCAATTTGCTGATTTCGCTTTCACAAATCAGCGAGACTTGCTGCATTTTGCTGATTCCGTTTTTCTTGAGCCGTTTCGGCATCAAGAAAGTGATGCTGATTGCAATGGTGGCATGGGTCTTGCGGTTTGGACTATTCGGATTGGGCAATCCGGGGAACGGCGTTTGGATGTTTATTCTTTCGATGATCGTATATGGAGTGGCATTTGATTTCTTCAATGTGTCAGGTTCATTATTTGTAGATAAGGAAACCGATGTGAGCGTACGTTCCAGTGCACAGGGCTTATTTATTATCATGACCAATGGATTGGGTGCGACCATCGGGACATTAAGCGCTCAGGCTGTAGTAAATTGCTTTGTTGATTTTAATAGCGCGGTTCCTCAGGTCGAGGGATGGAGTAAGGCTTGGTTTATTTTTGCGGCGTATGCATTGATAGTGGCAATTTTGTTTGCTATTGTCTTTAAATATAAACACGTAAAAGAATGA
- a CDS encoding bifunctional nuclease family protein has product MKEIEMKMLDMSTVLRPSNSFALVLEEVGDEKRKLALIIGAAEAQSIKMGELNYNPPRPFTHDLMLNVIKAGGIQCMKGIIYEVRNGIYYSYLYIRRADGEVEVVDARTSDVIALSLRAGFPLYVYEDILEREQLRNISTDGSTYTLTVNSVDMDTLKKAMEEAVAAEDYERASQLRDEIRKREDEGKDNR; this is encoded by the coding sequence ATGAAAGAGATTGAAATGAAAATGCTGGATATGTCAACCGTGTTGAGGCCGTCTAATTCGTTTGCGCTGGTATTGGAAGAAGTTGGGGATGAGAAACGGAAATTGGCATTGATTATCGGTGCGGCAGAGGCACAAAGTATCAAAATGGGAGAGTTGAATTATAATCCGCCCCGCCCTTTTACACACGATTTGATGTTGAATGTCATTAAAGCGGGAGGAATACAATGCATGAAGGGCATCATTTATGAAGTGAGGAACGGCATTTATTACTCCTATTTATATATAAGGAGAGCAGACGGCGAAGTGGAGGTGGTTGATGCGCGTACATCGGATGTGATAGCATTGTCGTTGCGCGCTGGTTTCCCACTATATGTGTACGAAGATATTTTAGAGCGTGAACAATTGAGGAATATATCGACGGACGGCTCTACTTATACGCTTACGGTAAATTCCGTGGATATGGATACGCTGAAAAAGGCGATGGAAGAAGCGGTTGCAGCCGAGGACTATGAACGTGCATCGCAATTGCGGGACGAAATCCGTAAGAGGGAAGATGAAGGAAAAGACAATCGTTGA
- a CDS encoding 16S rRNA (uracil(1498)-N(3))-methyltransferase, producing the protein MHTFYTPDIAVKTELPEEEAAHCLRVLRLTMGDEVVLTDGNGFFYKAVIDSIAGKRCQVKIVESIFQEPLWKGHLHVAMAPTKNIDRTEWFAEKATEIGFDELTFLNCRFSERKVIKTERIEKIVVSAVKQSLKARKPKVNEMIDFDKFVRQDFKGQKFIAHCYEGEKLLLKDALDVRMDAVVLIGPEGDFSREEVALAESCGFRPISLGKSRLRTETAALVAVHLMNLAHVTES; encoded by the coding sequence ATGCATACATTTTATACACCGGATATTGCGGTAAAGACTGAGCTTCCGGAAGAAGAAGCAGCCCATTGTTTGCGCGTATTGCGGCTTACTATGGGGGATGAGGTAGTGCTGACGGATGGGAATGGATTCTTTTATAAAGCCGTAATCGATTCCATTGCAGGAAAACGTTGCCAGGTGAAGATTGTGGAATCTATCTTTCAGGAGCCGTTATGGAAAGGGCATTTGCATGTGGCGATGGCGCCCACGAAGAATATAGACCGGACTGAATGGTTTGCGGAGAAGGCGACTGAAATCGGGTTTGATGAACTGACTTTCTTGAATTGCCGTTTTTCGGAACGGAAGGTAATCAAGACGGAGCGCATCGAAAAGATTGTGGTTTCGGCGGTTAAGCAATCGCTAAAAGCACGGAAGCCAAAGGTAAACGAAATGATTGATTTCGATAAATTTGTCAGGCAAGATTTTAAAGGGCAGAAATTTATCGCGCATTGTTATGAAGGGGAGAAGCTTTTGCTAAAGGATGCTTTGGATGTTCGAATGGACGCGGTTGTATTAATCGGTCCCGAAGGGGACTTTAGCCGGGAAGAGGTCGCATTGGCAGAGTCTTGCGGATTCCGGCCCATCAGTTTGGGAAAATCAAGGTTGCGTACCGAAACGGCGGCTCTTGTGGCGGTACATCTGATGAATCTGGCACATGTGACGGAAAGCTGA
- a CDS encoding DUF4836 family protein, which translates to MMDNKIIRWIGWMGCVLLLASCKSGDEYEAALPRDAALVVSFNPVSIVEKSGLSGEEGKAKVQRLGDALKSGMQGSGQLVDKVMENPSESGIDFRKKVYLFVESQSVSAGVLARVSDAGKLESLLEVLGKQQICDVLTQEEGYTWTTMGNWLVAYTSDALLVLADPNGGVPQDLCHTASMLLRQKKADGYCATSDFEKIKAGKGDIVALTSLDMLPGQYVSPVLMGASGGLELKDIKTLADVTFSQGKMRIDFTNLTTGQVMKQLQEKQAQAFGKIEGTYLDKFPANTGFWMSMHIDGKKIYEILCKHPLLNSQLENSMMPIDFESVLGSMKGDMAVAGNPVSGKFIAYADVTDDRFLQTFENLKPLLALTGGRMQLVSRGATGYEFRVSDGSMLGVRPGYQVWWFGVSNGRFYVTNQVDWIDAFVPGQTLRDCPWGKQVEGNLLYWGMNLESAVEEAGQTYGALSEWKQALGFLQGLDYLTFVMEDMNKSRLELVMKDSDRNILQSLLGAIN; encoded by the coding sequence ATGATGGACAATAAAATAATAAGGTGGATAGGTTGGATGGGATGTGTGCTGTTGCTGGCTTCATGCAAAAGCGGAGATGAATACGAAGCGGCTTTACCCCGGGATGCTGCTTTGGTGGTTTCGTTTAATCCGGTATCCATCGTTGAGAAGAGCGGTTTGTCGGGCGAGGAAGGAAAAGCAAAAGTGCAACGCTTGGGGGATGCGTTAAAGAGCGGCATGCAAGGCTCCGGACAACTGGTGGATAAGGTAATGGAAAATCCATCAGAAAGTGGCATTGATTTTCGGAAGAAAGTCTATTTATTTGTAGAATCCCAGTCGGTTTCCGCCGGTGTGTTGGCACGGGTGTCCGATGCGGGCAAACTGGAATCCTTGCTCGAAGTATTGGGCAAACAGCAGATTTGTGATGTTTTGACCCAAGAGGAAGGATATACGTGGACAACTATGGGAAATTGGCTGGTGGCGTATACCTCGGATGCTTTATTGGTGTTGGCAGACCCTAACGGAGGCGTTCCTCAAGACTTGTGCCATACGGCCTCGATGTTGCTCCGCCAGAAGAAAGCGGATGGGTATTGTGCTACATCAGATTTTGAGAAGATAAAAGCCGGGAAGGGGGATATTGTGGCATTGACCTCATTGGACATGCTTCCGGGGCAATACGTAAGTCCTGTTTTGATGGGAGCTTCCGGTGGGTTGGAACTGAAAGATATTAAAACATTGGCAGATGTGACTTTTTCGCAAGGCAAGATGCGTATTGATTTCACCAACTTGACTACTGGTCAAGTCATGAAGCAACTGCAGGAAAAGCAGGCTCAGGCTTTTGGAAAGATAGAGGGGACATATTTGGATAAATTTCCTGCCAATACCGGCTTCTGGATGTCCATGCATATAGACGGGAAGAAAATCTATGAGATCTTATGCAAGCATCCTTTGCTGAACAGCCAGCTGGAAAACTCGATGATGCCTATTGATTTTGAGTCGGTGTTGGGTTCAATGAAGGGGGATATGGCGGTAGCCGGAAATCCTGTATCGGGTAAATTTATTGCTTATGCGGACGTTACCGATGACCGTTTCTTGCAGACGTTTGAAAACCTGAAGCCGTTGTTGGCATTGACAGGCGGACGGATGCAGCTTGTCAGCCGCGGTGCTACGGGTTATGAGTTCCGTGTGTCGGACGGGAGCATGTTAGGGGTACGTCCCGGATATCAGGTGTGGTGGTTCGGTGTTTCGAACGGACGCTTTTATGTGACGAATCAAGTTGACTGGATAGATGCTTTTGTCCCGGGGCAGACATTGCGTGATTGTCCATGGGGAAAACAGGTGGAAGGCAATTTGCTATATTGGGGAATGAATTTGGAATCTGCCGTAGAAGAAGCAGGGCAAACTTATGGAGCGCTATCGGAATGGAAGCAGGCTTTGGGCTTTTTGCAGGGACTGGATTATTTGACGTTTGTCATGGAGGACATGAATAAGTCCCGTTTGGAATTAGTGATGAAAGATTCAGATCGGAATATTCTTCAGTCTTTATTGGGTGCAATCAATTAA